A part of Olleya sp. Bg11-27 genomic DNA contains:
- a CDS encoding glycogen/starch synthase — MKDKRILYVSSEVVPYLPETEISSMSFETPRMVNQQGGQIRIFMPKYGNINERRHQLHEVIRLSGINLIVNDLDMPLIIKVASIPKERIQVYFIDNDEYFKRKATLTDEDGNLFEDNDERAIFFAKGVIETVKKLNWSPDIIHVHGWLASLLPLYLKQFYKDEPLFSESKIVTSIYKSGFEKTLNPDLIKKIQFDKIEEDKIKTLADPTYNNLMKVAIDSSDALIVGSEDLPEELTKYLKNSKKPVLDYHAKDEFSEAYTNFYTTSVLD; from the coding sequence ATGAAAGATAAGAGGATATTATATGTGTCATCTGAAGTGGTGCCTTATTTACCAGAAACAGAGATTTCTTCAATGTCATTTGAAACCCCTAGAATGGTAAACCAACAGGGCGGACAAATAAGAATTTTCATGCCTAAATATGGTAATATCAATGAAAGAAGACATCAATTACATGAGGTTATCCGTTTATCTGGGATTAATTTGATTGTAAATGATTTAGATATGCCTTTAATTATAAAGGTAGCCTCTATACCAAAAGAACGTATCCAAGTTTATTTTATTGATAATGACGAATACTTTAAAAGAAAAGCGACGCTAACTGACGAAGATGGAAATCTTTTTGAAGACAATGACGAGCGTGCCATTTTCTTTGCCAAAGGTGTTATTGAAACTGTAAAAAAATTAAATTGGTCTCCAGACATAATACATGTACATGGCTGGTTAGCTTCTTTATTACCCCTATATCTAAAACAATTTTACAAAGACGAGCCATTATTCAGCGAAAGCAAAATAGTAACGTCTATTTATAAAAGCGGCTTCGAAAAAACACTTAATCCAGATTTAATCAAAAAAATTCAATTTGATAAAATCGAAGAAGATAAAATTAAAACATTAGCAGATCCAACATATAACAACTTAATGAAGGTTGCTATAGATAGTTCTGACGCGTTAATAGTTGGGTCCGAAGACTTGCCTGAAGAGTTAACGAAATATCTTAAAAACTCTAAAAAACCTGTTTTAGACTATCATGCAAAAGACGAATTTAGCGAAGCATATACTAATTTTTACACAACTAGCGTTCTAGACTAA
- a CDS encoding DUF4270 domain-containing protein — MKTYLLKVIKPLFLLMILVFTAISCEKDFVTVESDIRGAQNFTTNSKLFPLVSYNKKLDPVQTSALTSNVLGLYNDPNYGLTAASLVTQIAPDDLDPDFGENLSVVSVQLYIPYYSTVEGTDDDSNTTYTLDSIFGNVTSGYKLSIYKNNYYLRNLDPESDFSESQAYYSNAYSSLNLNTFEGELLYESDNTNGFTPSAEYVAITEIPIGESAEEELEDNRAPGLYIDLAATTEFGLDGWKNLLVQADGSVNPDLNNTADFKNAFRGLIFKAEQLSNNEGSMSYLNLGTGATIDIRYETDVDDTTTGERERETYTFNFNSIKFNTIEKLTSPITLTDGDAENGDDQLFISGLEGSMAILDLFDGNIIDENNITQDALEYFKDRKNEWLINEATLTFYVDVPTGQGGTTEPDRIVVYDLKNKTPVLDYYSDGTTNTTDPFNSKLVYSPKLERNSDGTGVKYKIRLTEHLNSILLRDSSNVQLGLYVSTNVNYLGNSKILDAIDDSPVSFIPKSSVIATEGTILHGSTPNVPENVRASFEIFYTEPEN, encoded by the coding sequence ATGAAAACATACTTATTAAAAGTCATCAAACCTTTATTTTTATTGATGATTCTAGTTTTTACAGCAATTTCTTGTGAAAAGGACTTTGTCACTGTAGAGAGCGATATTAGAGGTGCTCAAAATTTTACTACAAATAGTAAATTATTCCCTCTTGTATCCTATAACAAGAAACTTGACCCTGTACAAACTAGCGCCCTAACAAGCAACGTTCTTGGTTTATATAACGACCCAAATTACGGATTAACAGCAGCTAGCCTAGTAACACAAATAGCTCCCGATGATTTAGATCCTGACTTTGGAGAAAATCTTAGCGTTGTATCTGTACAATTATATATCCCATATTACTCAACAGTAGAAGGCACTGACGACGATAGCAATACCACTTACACTTTAGATTCTATATTTGGGAATGTAACTAGTGGTTACAAATTATCTATATATAAAAACAACTATTACTTACGTAATCTAGATCCCGAATCAGATTTTAGCGAATCTCAGGCCTATTACTCAAACGCGTATTCCAGCCTAAATTTAAACACTTTTGAAGGAGAATTATTGTACGAAAGCGACAATACAAATGGCTTTACACCAAGTGCAGAGTACGTCGCAATCACGGAGATTCCTATTGGGGAATCAGCAGAAGAAGAACTTGAAGACAATCGCGCTCCTGGACTTTATATAGACCTTGCAGCCACAACTGAATTTGGATTAGATGGTTGGAAAAATTTACTCGTTCAGGCTGATGGCTCTGTAAACCCCGACTTAAACAATACTGCTGATTTTAAAAATGCTTTTAGAGGGTTAATTTTTAAAGCAGAGCAATTATCTAATAACGAAGGAAGTATGTCCTATTTAAATCTAGGTACTGGTGCCACAATAGATATTAGATACGAAACGGATGTAGATGATACAACAACAGGAGAAAGAGAGAGAGAGACTTATACCTTTAACTTTAATAGTATTAAATTTAATACTATTGAAAAATTAACTTCACCAATCACATTAACTGATGGTGACGCAGAAAATGGAGATGACCAGCTTTTTATATCAGGACTTGAAGGCTCCATGGCTATTTTAGATTTATTTGATGGTAATATTATAGATGAAAACAATATCACTCAGGATGCTCTTGAATATTTCAAAGACAGAAAAAATGAATGGCTAATAAACGAAGCTACTTTAACCTTTTATGTAGACGTACCAACAGGACAAGGAGGGACTACAGAACCAGATAGAATAGTAGTATACGATTTAAAAAATAAAACCCCCGTACTAGATTACTATTCTGATGGGACCACTAACACAACTGACCCCTTTAATTCTAAATTAGTTTATTCTCCTAAATTAGAAAGAAATAGTGATGGTACTGGTGTTAAATATAAAATAAGACTTACAGAACACCTTAATAGCATACTATTAAGAGATTCTTCAAATGTACAACTCGGTCTTTATGTGTCAACTAATGTGAATTACCTAGGTAATTCTAAAATACTGGATGCCATAGATGATTCGCCTGTTAGTTTTATTCCAAAAAGCTCTGTTATAGCTACTGAAGGAACAATTTTACACGGAAGCACTCCTAATGTACCGGAAAATGTCAGAGCATCTTTCGAAATTTTTTATACGGAACCAGAAAACTAA
- the glmS gene encoding glutamine--fructose-6-phosphate transaminase (isomerizing): protein MCGIVGYIGKREAYSIVMEGLQRLEYRGYDSAGIAIYDGTDIKLCKTKGKVADLKERVKKEITTNGNIALGHTRWATHGIPNDVNSHPHYSNSGDLVIIHNGIIENYASLKTELIKRGYIFKSETDTEVLINLIEEVKKKQNVKLGKATQLALNQVVGAYAIAVFDKNKPNEIIVAKLGSPLAIGIGEDEFFIASDASPFIEYTKNAIYLEDEEMAIIRRDKKIKIRKIKDDSEVAPAMQELKFNLEQIEKGGYEHFMLKEIHEQPNAIRDTYRGRLLAKEGIIRMAGIDDNIEKFLNANRIIIVACGTSWHAGLVAEYIFEDLARIPVEVEYASEFRYRNPVITEKDVVIAISQSGETADTLAAIKLAKSKGAFVFGVCNVVGSTIARETNAGAYTHAGPEIGVASTKAFTTQITVLTLIALKLAKANGSMSNSVFHSHLQELELIPDKVKEALKADQHIKKVAKIYKDAKNCLYLGRGYNFPVALEGALKLKEISYIHAEGYPAAEMKHGPIALIDEQMPVFVIATKKGHYEKVVSNIQEIKSRSGKIIGIVTEGDEDVKKVADHVIEVPETIESLTPLLTTIPLQLLSYHIAVMLDRNVDQPRNLAKSVTVE, encoded by the coding sequence ATGTGTGGAATTGTTGGATATATAGGAAAAAGAGAAGCCTATTCAATTGTAATGGAAGGCTTGCAACGCCTAGAATACAGAGGTTATGATAGTGCTGGTATAGCAATATATGACGGTACTGACATAAAGCTCTGTAAGACTAAAGGGAAAGTTGCTGATCTTAAAGAGCGCGTAAAAAAAGAAATAACAACAAACGGAAACATTGCTTTAGGTCATACACGTTGGGCAACACACGGTATTCCAAATGATGTAAATTCTCATCCACATTATTCAAATTCTGGTGATCTTGTAATTATACATAACGGTATTATAGAAAATTATGCTTCTCTAAAAACAGAACTTATAAAACGAGGATACATCTTCAAATCAGAAACAGACACAGAAGTATTAATCAATTTAATTGAGGAGGTTAAGAAAAAACAGAATGTAAAACTAGGCAAAGCTACTCAGCTAGCACTAAATCAGGTTGTTGGAGCATACGCGATAGCTGTTTTTGATAAAAACAAACCAAATGAAATTATCGTTGCTAAGTTAGGAAGCCCCCTAGCAATAGGTATTGGTGAAGATGAGTTTTTTATTGCAAGTGACGCCTCTCCTTTTATAGAATACACAAAAAACGCTATCTATCTTGAAGATGAAGAAATGGCAATTATCCGTAGAGATAAAAAAATAAAGATTAGAAAAATAAAAGATGATTCCGAAGTAGCTCCTGCAATGCAAGAACTTAAGTTCAACCTTGAACAGATAGAAAAAGGAGGCTATGAGCATTTCATGCTAAAAGAGATTCATGAACAACCTAATGCGATAAGAGACACCTACAGAGGACGTCTACTTGCTAAAGAAGGCATCATTAGAATGGCTGGGATAGATGACAATATTGAGAAGTTTCTAAATGCAAATCGTATTATCATTGTAGCCTGTGGTACTTCTTGGCATGCTGGATTAGTAGCTGAATACATATTTGAAGACCTTGCTAGAATTCCCGTAGAAGTAGAATACGCCTCAGAATTTAGATATCGTAATCCAGTAATTACAGAAAAAGATGTTGTTATTGCTATATCTCAATCCGGTGAAACTGCAGATACTCTTGCTGCTATAAAATTAGCAAAATCAAAAGGTGCTTTTGTCTTTGGTGTTTGTAATGTCGTAGGATCAACAATAGCTAGAGAAACTAATGCTGGAGCATACACACATGCAGGGCCAGAAATTGGAGTTGCCTCTACTAAAGCATTTACAACTCAAATTACTGTTTTGACTCTAATAGCTTTAAAATTAGCAAAAGCAAATGGTAGTATGTCAAATTCTGTTTTTCACAGCCACTTGCAAGAATTAGAATTAATTCCTGATAAAGTAAAAGAAGCCTTAAAAGCAGACCAGCATATTAAAAAGGTAGCAAAAATCTATAAAGACGCTAAAAATTGTTTGTACCTAGGAAGAGGATATAACTTCCCTGTTGCTTTAGAAGGTGCTTTAAAACTAAAAGAGATATCATATATTCATGCTGAAGGCTATCCTGCTGCCGAAATGAAACATGGCCCTATTGCTTTAATTGATGAGCAAATGCCTGTTTTTGTCATCGCAACAAAAAAAGGCCACTACGAAAAAGTAGTAAGTAACATCCAAGAAATTAAATCACGATCTGGTAAAATAATTGGTATTGTAACTGAAGGAGATGAAGATGTCAAAAAAGTAGCAGACCATGTTATTGAAGTACCAGAAACAATAGAGTCTTTAACACCTTTATTAACAACTATACCGCTTCAATTATTATCTTATCATATTGCTGTAATGCTTGACAGAAATGTTGATCAACCAAGAAATTTAGCAAAATCCGTTACGGTAGAGTAG
- a CDS encoding TonB-dependent receptor, with product MKTILSIVLLFFCGLSFSQTTITGTVVDDISQQPIPSANVVIAGTSIGTATDFDGAFTLTTDKTPPFTVQVSSVGFSSKDVEITSKNQKITVILNEGTSLDEVVISASRTPERIFESPVTVERFGLKEIKNTASADFYDGLENLKGVDVNTNSLTFKSVNTRGFASFANTRFMQLVDGMDNSTPALNFPIGNLVGMTETDVLSVELLPGASSALYGANAFNGILFMRSKNPFEHEGISVSLKRGITSQEAAGDNPYTDLSVRMAHKFSNKFAAKINFGYLKGTDWQATSEVDKINPTRTRSNTNYDGINVYGDEVSTNIRAASGLGIIPDVVVSRTGYNEKELTNYNAESIKADWGLYFRPIEGNSLELSYVGKVGTGTTIYQGTNRYNIDGFFQQQHKLEIKNDNFFVRAYEVSDKAGDSYDMVFTGININRSWKSDEDWFAEYIATYAGIELSGNPGGLTDQQKHDAARAQAETGRYEAGSPEFDAAFNRIIKDPDLATGSQFRDASKYFHSDANYNLSHLIDFADIQVGGSYRKYKLNSGGSIYTDIDGPIEYSEFGVYSQIQKNIELQDEMELKLTASGRFDKSELFDGFVSPRLSAALTLNKNHNVRASVQTGFRNPTTQDLFIGLDAGRAILVGSAPDNLDRYSKDYNVSLEGQTTYGQPATITQTGASAYNNSYSASSVSAFSESSNPGLLTVANPELIKPEKVTSIEVGYRGKYESIIVDLSAYYNKYEDFISSEVVIAPLYGTAGDGGLSVAALANGDFQAYSAYTNSDIDVNSYGASIGLSTKVFGGFDLGGSYTFTKQDFDRAANPDFMTSFNTPEHKFKASFGHTEVFENFGFNIAYRFSDDYFWEATFGSGIVPEFHVVDAQINYKVPSLKSVIKVGATNLTGKEYFSAFGTGFIGSMYYASLTINN from the coding sequence ATGAAAACAATCCTTTCAATTGTATTGTTGTTTTTTTGTGGACTATCTTTTTCACAAACAACAATAACAGGAACAGTGGTAGACGACATAAGTCAACAACCTATTCCAAGCGCTAATGTTGTAATAGCTGGCACATCTATAGGAACTGCTACAGATTTTGATGGTGCTTTTACTTTAACAACGGATAAAACCCCACCATTTACGGTACAAGTTAGTAGTGTTGGTTTTTCTAGTAAAGATGTAGAAATAACCTCCAAAAACCAAAAAATAACTGTGATCCTTAATGAAGGAACGTCTTTAGACGAAGTTGTTATTTCGGCCTCTAGGACACCAGAACGTATCTTTGAATCTCCGGTAACCGTTGAACGTTTTGGACTTAAAGAAATCAAAAACACGGCTTCTGCCGATTTTTATGATGGATTAGAAAACTTAAAAGGAGTAGATGTTAATACAAATAGTTTAACTTTTAAATCGGTAAATACAAGAGGCTTTGCTTCATTTGCTAATACTCGTTTTATGCAGTTAGTTGATGGTATGGATAACTCAACACCAGCTTTAAACTTCCCTATAGGAAACTTAGTAGGTATGACAGAAACGGATGTCTTAAGTGTAGAATTACTTCCAGGAGCATCTTCTGCTCTTTATGGTGCAAATGCATTTAATGGTATTTTATTTATGAGAAGTAAAAACCCATTTGAACATGAAGGAATAAGTGTATCTCTAAAAAGAGGAATTACCTCTCAAGAGGCAGCCGGAGATAATCCTTATACAGACTTAAGTGTAAGAATGGCACACAAATTTAGCAATAAATTTGCCGCCAAGATTAACTTTGGATACCTAAAAGGTACAGATTGGCAAGCTACCAGTGAGGTTGACAAAATTAACCCGACTAGAACAAGATCCAACACAAACTACGATGGGATAAATGTTTATGGAGATGAAGTTTCTACAAATATAAGAGCTGCTTCCGGTTTAGGAATAATACCTGATGTAGTTGTCAGTAGAACTGGATACAATGAAAAGGAACTAACAAACTATAATGCCGAAAGCATTAAAGCTGATTGGGGATTATATTTTCGTCCTATTGAAGGTAATAGTTTAGAATTATCTTATGTTGGAAAAGTAGGAACAGGTACAACAATCTATCAGGGTACCAACAGATACAACATTGATGGTTTTTTTCAACAACAACATAAATTAGAAATTAAAAATGATAACTTCTTTGTACGTGCCTATGAAGTCTCTGATAAAGCAGGAGATTCATATGACATGGTCTTTACAGGTATTAACATTAATAGATCTTGGAAAAGTGACGAAGACTGGTTTGCCGAATATATTGCAACTTATGCTGGTATCGAACTATCAGGTAATCCAGGTGGCCTAACAGATCAACAAAAGCATGATGCCGCTAGAGCTCAAGCAGAAACTGGGCGTTATGAGGCTGGGTCTCCAGAATTTGATGCTGCTTTCAATAGAATAATAAAAGACCCTGATTTAGCTACAGGATCTCAATTTCGCGATGCTTCAAAATACTTCCACAGTGATGCCAATTATAACCTAAGTCATTTAATTGATTTTGCAGACATACAAGTCGGTGGATCTTACAGAAAATACAAATTAAATTCTGGAGGAAGTATATATACTGATATTGATGGTCCTATTGAATACTCCGAGTTTGGTGTGTATTCCCAAATTCAAAAAAATATAGAACTACAAGATGAAATGGAATTAAAGTTAACAGCCTCCGGTCGTTTTGACAAATCAGAATTATTTGATGGATTTGTATCTCCTAGATTGTCTGCCGCGTTAACTTTAAACAAAAACCACAATGTTAGAGCTTCCGTTCAAACAGGCTTTAGAAACCCTACAACTCAAGATTTATTTATCGGATTAGATGCAGGTCGAGCTATTTTAGTTGGTTCCGCTCCTGATAATTTAGATAGATATTCAAAAGACTACAACGTAAGTTTAGAAGGGCAGACTACATACGGTCAACCTGCTACTATAACACAAACAGGCGCTTCTGCATATAACAACTCATACTCTGCAAGTTCAGTTAGTGCTTTCTCAGAATCTAGTAACCCTGGGCTTTTAACAGTAGCAAATCCAGAGCTTATTAAACCAGAAAAGGTAACATCTATTGAGGTTGGTTATCGCGGTAAATATGAAAGTATAATTGTTGACTTAAGTGCTTACTATAATAAATATGAAGACTTCATCTCTTCAGAAGTAGTAATCGCACCATTATATGGAACTGCCGGTGATGGCGGATTATCTGTTGCTGCTTTAGCAAACGGAGATTTTCAAGCTTATAGTGCCTATACCAATTCTGATATTGATGTAAATTCTTACGGAGCCTCAATTGGTTTATCAACTAAAGTATTTGGTGGTTTTGACTTAGGAGGAAGTTATACTTTTACTAAACAAGATTTTGACAGAGCAGCTAACCCTGATTTCATGACCAGTTTTAACACGCCTGAGCACAAATTTAAAGCCTCATTTGGACATACAGAAGTATTTGAAAATTTTGGATTTAACATTGCTTACAGATTTAGTGATGATTATTTCTGGGAAGCAACTTTTGGTAGTGGTATAGTACCAGAATTTCATGTAGTAGATGCACAAATCAACTATAAAGTTCCTAGTTTAAAATCGGTAATAAAAGTAGGAGCTACTAACCTTACGGGGAAAGAGTACTTCTCTGCATTTGGAACTGGATTTATAGGGTCTATGTACTACGCATCATTAACAATTAATAACTAA
- a CDS encoding G-D-S-L family lipolytic protein: MKTLKNIKYIGLIAIAIGFTACSDESDFEEFLDEPPMDAVILPTLTAGSADFSNFVSLGASFTSGYTDGALFKAAQENSFPNTLSKQFAHVNGDVFSQPLMNDNIGGLIIGSTVVANPRLFFNGSGPSVLPATPTTDATVSLAADGSIFKNVGVPGAKSTHIGLNGYASLNPYFGRMANSPTVSMLEYAIAQNPTFFTLSEIGGNDILGYATTGGDGSDPITPTATFDFVFNDMVNQLTAVCPNGVVTNVPYITDLPHFTTVPYNPLDPTNPDFGPQIPLLNSIFGALNPIFEAVDPNRAIIFSETAASAVVIRDESLADISTIIIAQLNASPTFPAFIAQFGLPAQAAPLVANLLGTTYGQTRQATASDLLVLPSSNVIGTVNTASVVALMGQGLPQALAGQFSIEGISLPLEDKWVLIPTEQAEIRTATDAYNATIATVASTKGLALVDLNDILGQASTVGIVFDQYNLTTDLVTGGLVSLDGVHLTARGYGLMANKFLEAIDLTYGSNFIASGNVAVANDFGVTYSPTLLD, encoded by the coding sequence ATGAAGACATTAAAAAACATAAAATATATAGGACTTATTGCTATAGCAATTGGTTTTACAGCTTGTAGTGATGAATCTGATTTTGAGGAGTTTTTAGATGAACCACCAATGGATGCGGTAATACTGCCAACATTAACTGCTGGCTCTGCAGATTTCTCTAACTTCGTCTCTTTAGGGGCATCATTCACCTCCGGTTACACTGATGGTGCTTTATTTAAAGCAGCTCAAGAAAACTCTTTCCCTAATACTTTATCAAAACAATTTGCACACGTTAACGGAGACGTGTTTTCACAACCATTAATGAACGATAATATTGGAGGATTAATAATTGGATCTACAGTAGTAGCAAACCCTAGATTATTCTTTAATGGATCAGGACCTTCCGTGTTACCCGCAACCCCCACAACCGATGCAACTGTAAGTTTAGCTGCAGACGGAAGTATATTCAAAAATGTAGGAGTACCAGGAGCAAAAAGCACACACATAGGCTTAAATGGTTACGCTAGTTTAAATCCATATTTTGGAAGAATGGCTAACTCTCCAACAGTATCAATGCTAGAATATGCAATAGCGCAAAACCCAACATTTTTTACGCTATCCGAAATTGGTGGTAATGATATATTAGGATACGCAACAACTGGAGGAGATGGTTCAGACCCTATTACGCCAACAGCTACATTTGATTTTGTGTTTAACGACATGGTTAATCAATTAACAGCTGTTTGTCCAAACGGCGTAGTAACAAACGTACCATACATAACAGATTTACCTCATTTTACAACAGTACCTTATAATCCATTAGATCCAACCAATCCAGATTTTGGACCACAGATACCTTTATTAAACTCAATATTTGGTGCATTAAATCCAATATTTGAAGCGGTAGATCCAAATAGAGCAATTATATTCTCTGAAACAGCAGCAAGTGCAGTAGTCATTAGAGACGAAAGTCTAGCAGATATATCAACTATAATTATAGCACAGTTAAATGCTAGTCCAACATTCCCTGCATTTATTGCACAATTTGGTTTACCTGCACAAGCAGCCCCATTAGTAGCTAACTTATTAGGTACAACCTATGGTCAAACTAGACAGGCAACAGCATCCGATTTATTAGTACTACCTAGCTCTAATGTAATTGGAACAGTAAATACAGCAAGCGTAGTTGCACTAATGGGACAAGGATTACCTCAAGCTTTAGCAGGGCAGTTTTCTATAGAAGGTATTAGTTTACCCCTTGAGGACAAATGGGTATTAATTCCAACAGAACAAGCAGAGATTAGAACAGCAACCGATGCATACAATGCAACCATTGCAACAGTAGCTAGTACAAAAGGCCTGGCTTTAGTCGATTTAAACGATATACTAGGTCAAGCATCAACAGTAGGTATTGTTTTTGACCAGTACAATCTAACTACAGACCTAGTCACTGGTGGATTAGTTAGTTTAGACGGGGTACATCTTACAGCAAGAGGTTACGGACTTATGGCAAATAAATTTTTAGAAGCCATTGATTTGACTTATGGTTCTAATTTTATAGCTTCAGGAAACGTCGCTGTAGCCAATGACTTTGGTGTAACATATTCGCCAACACTTCTAGACTAA
- the atpD gene encoding F0F1 ATP synthase subunit beta, producing MSKVTGKVAQIVGPVIDVEFAAGSELPKIYDSLEINKADGSKLVLEVQSHIGEDTVRTIAMDSSDGLSRGTEVVSTGAPIQMPIGGDIYGRLFNVIGDAIDGLGDLPKAGDAGLPIHRSAPKFEDLSTSTEVLFTGIKVIDLIEPYAKGGKIGLFGGAGVGKTVLIQELINNIAKGHGGLSVFAGVGERTREGNDLLREMLESGIIKYGDDFMHSMEEGGWDLQKVDKNIMKDSKATFVFGQMNEPPGARARVALSGLTIAEYFRDGAGEGQGKDVLFFVDNIFRFTQAGSEVSALLGRMPSAVGYQPTLATEMGAMQERITSTKRGSITSVQAVYVPADDLTDPAPATTFAHLDATTVLSRKIAELGIYPAVDPLDSTSRILTADILGDEHYNCAQRVKELLQRYKELQDIIAILGMEELSEEDKMAVGRARRVQRFLSQPFHVAEQFTGLKGVLVDIKETIKGFNMIMDGGLDHLPEAAFNLKGSIEEAIEAGEKMLAEA from the coding sequence ATGTCAAAAGTTACAGGTAAAGTTGCTCAAATAGTAGGTCCAGTTATCGATGTCGAATTCGCTGCCGGTTCTGAACTACCAAAAATTTACGATTCATTAGAGATTAATAAGGCTGATGGTTCAAAATTAGTATTAGAAGTACAGTCTCACATTGGTGAAGACACAGTACGTACAATTGCTATGGACTCTTCAGATGGTTTAAGTAGAGGTACAGAAGTTGTTTCAACTGGTGCTCCAATACAAATGCCAATTGGTGGAGATATCTACGGACGTTTATTTAATGTAATTGGAGATGCTATTGATGGTTTAGGTGATTTACCTAAAGCTGGAGATGCAGGTTTACCAATACACAGATCAGCTCCAAAATTTGAAGATTTATCAACGTCTACTGAAGTATTATTTACTGGTATTAAAGTTATTGACTTAATTGAGCCTTACGCAAAAGGAGGTAAAATTGGATTATTTGGTGGTGCAGGAGTAGGAAAAACAGTATTAATTCAAGAGTTAATTAACAACATTGCAAAAGGACACGGTGGATTATCTGTCTTTGCAGGAGTTGGAGAAAGAACACGTGAAGGAAACGATTTACTTCGTGAGATGTTAGAGTCAGGAATTATCAAGTATGGTGATGACTTTATGCATTCTATGGAAGAAGGAGGATGGGATCTACAAAAAGTAGACAAAAATATAATGAAAGATTCAAAAGCAACTTTCGTTTTTGGACAAATGAATGAGCCACCTGGAGCTCGTGCTCGTGTAGCACTTTCAGGATTAACTATAGCTGAATACTTCCGTGACGGCGCAGGAGAAGGACAAGGAAAAGATGTACTTTTCTTCGTTGATAACATCTTCCGTTTCACACAAGCTGGTTCTGAGGTATCTGCACTATTAGGTCGTATGCCTTCTGCAGTAGGTTACCAACCAACATTAGCAACAGAAATGGGTGCAATGCAAGAGCGTATTACATCAACTAAAAGAGGTTCTATTACATCTGTACAAGCAGTATATGTACCTGCAGATGATTTAACGGATCCTGCACCAGCAACAACGTTTGCGCATTTAGATGCAACAACAGTATTATCACGTAAAATTGCTGAGCTTGGTATTTATCCAGCGGTAGATCCTTTAGATTCTACCTCTAGAATTTTAACAGCTGATATTTTAGGTGATGAGCATTATAACTGTGCACAACGTGTAAAAGAGTTATTACAACGTTATAAAGAATTACAAGATATTATTGCCATCTTAGGTATGGAAGAATTATCTGAAGAAGATAAAATGGCTGTAGGTAGAGCAAGACGTGTACAACGTTTCTTATCTCAACCGTTCCACGTAGCAGAGCAGTTTACTGGTCTTAAAGGTGTTTTAGTAGACATTAAGGAAACAATCAAAGGATTTAACATGATTATGGATGGTGGTTTAGATCATCTACCAGAAGCTGCCTTTAACCTTAAAGGATCTATCGAAGAAGCTATCGAAGCTGGAGAGAAAATGTTAGCTGAAGCTTAA
- a CDS encoding F0F1 ATP synthase subunit epsilon has protein sequence MYLEIVSPEATLFSGEVISVIVPGIDGNFEMLNNHAPVVSLLKEGTIRISGNIVLEKEVENHFTKGDKNTTLLNINSGTLEMNGNKVIILAD, from the coding sequence ATGTATTTAGAAATAGTATCACCCGAAGCAACATTATTTAGTGGAGAAGTAATTAGCGTTATTGTTCCAGGAATTGATGGTAACTTTGAAATGTTAAATAATCACGCACCTGTAGTCTCTCTTTTAAAAGAAGGAACTATAAGAATAAGTGGTAATATAGTATTAGAAAAAGAGGTTGAAAATCATTTTACAAAAGGTGACAAAAACACCACTTTACTAAATATCAATTCTGGTACGTTAGAAATGAATGGAAACAAAGTAATTATATTAGCTGACTAA